ATTTAACCACCAAGAAGCGTGGTTGTATTGCAGAGACAAGCTCGATGAAGAAGCGTGTTGGTACAGATAATTGTGTACCGGTTGTCATTATCGAATCATCGGACGACACGCGTGGACAAACATGTTCCCCTAATCAGTAAGTGTCGCGGTCTTGTAACCACCCTTTTGTTTATTTTGGATTGTATTATCGTTGTAGATATGTAGTTGAAGGTTAGGTGGGCAAGAGTTGTTTGTGATAATGGTGTGTGACAATCGATTGTGTATGCACGTATTAGTACTACGTTTGTATGCTGAAACTTCATTAACTTGTGTTGAAGTTATGCTGTTTAAGTATATAGCTTGAAGCATTTTGTGTACTTAGCAGATTTCGAAATCAACATATGTGTTTGTTGCACGAGTGGTTGTTGTAAAAAATTAAACCACTTTTCCTATAAcactttttaatataaaaataatttttcactaATCAATTTACACAACGAAAATAAtagataattaatattttatattttgcaGATATCTCTGATTTTTGGAAGTTCAAATGGAGTACAAGAATTAGTATTTCACTAATCATTTGGTACAACCGATGTTTGGGAAGTTCAAATGGAGTAGTAGAATAATCATTTGGAGTTTCCAACTATCAAACGAAATTTTAAAGAATCAAAATTCCAATTTCAAACTTCAAATTCcacacacatttatttattactcGTTTGCATcagaaatttttaataataacaataattgcTTTCGACAATTATTGCCGAAATAACAAATTTGTGACAGCTTGTGAAACTCCAAAATACAACTTCTTCATTGACGCACATTCACAACAACAAATGAGTGAACAAAGGTTAACGAAAGTTTTACATTCACACAATTTCAGTACTTGACAAAAGAGCATTGCATGGAAACTAAACATTACCCCAAAAGTGCTGCATTTAAAGGCAGAGTTTCAACTTGACCTTAGCAACCGTCTCGCTAAGCTCAATCTTCCGGCAGCACCCAAACGCAAAAACAGTGACAGCTTGGTAGGGTTGTCCACCAGTAACTCAATAACTACCACTTTCTCGTCCTCGCTCAACTCGTGAATTGTAGCCATTACCGTTAACAGATTTTCCTGTGCATTGCGCATCTTCTCGTGCTTCTTTCTCTGTAGCCAATTGTTTGATAAGGTCGGTGATTGTATCTTTCGTGATGATGGCGAAATTATTTATGGCTTCCACTATCGcaccatcatcatcatccaccTGCTTCCTTTTCTTACCTTTCGAGTTTGCAGTCAATGTAGGTCGCGATGATGGTGTAAGAGACTGTGACATTGACTCAGCAGCTCCCTCGTCAACAGAGAACAAATCATCGACGCTCATATCTACAGTATCAACATAACATTGGTAGACAACAAAATTGTAGAGTATGTTGAACCCAAAAGTACCTTAATTAATGCTTCACATATGTCGTTTGAAGCTTCAATGGTCTTCTCTGTGTCGTTCCATCCGACGCCACTTCTACCTAATATTGTCACCAGAGATCCGTACAATTTCTTCCACACATGAAATTTTTGGAGTTAATATGTGGGTTGCCACGTAAGTTTGCGTTAGGCAGTGCAACTTTCATACGATTTTCAAGGAAAGATAAATAGCCTGGACGAAATCCATTGCCGCTCTTCCAACCTTGAATGGAAGCCTCTTTCAGTGCTTGTATGAGCAACTCTTCTTCACGTTCACTCCAACTACGTCTTGTCTTatcagctttcttgaatttcccAACACAATTCTCGGAAGTTGCTCCACTTTCCATATCTACGATGTTTGTACTGCCGTTCTGCTTTTCCTGCAAATACTACATACATCTCGTTAAGCATGTCAGAAGAAGTTAAATGAGTGACCATCACATATGTAATAACGTAAATAGACTACATAATAAAGGAAGAATTAATAAAAACAGAAAAACAGAAAGTTCAATCACGTTCTCAACATTTAAAGCTAATGAACATAAAATGCCACAACTACATAACCGCAAAACTTCAAACGACACAGAATACAAAATTCCGAATTTTTTAGTTAAAATTGTTCCACATCGACATTGCGAGGTTCTCCCTCCACATATCCCACTCATCCGATGACTCGAAGCTGTTGATGAAATCATCTTGTGTCTCATTTGACGGACTTACGACATCATCATTCAATTCCTCAATCGGATCATCGGGCATTTCAGACCTGATGAAGTTATGCAACAACATACATGCCATTATGATTCTGTTTTTTGTCTTTATTGGATAGAGCGATGGACTTCGAAGTATGACCCATCTTTTTTTCAACAAACCAAAGGCTCTCTCAACTACGTTGCGGGCATGCGAGTGTTTCCAATTAAATAACTCCTTATAATTCTATGGGCCATTTAAACGGTTTCCCCAAGCATCTCTATGATAGCGTACTCGCCTGTACGGAGTCAAGAATCCCTCTACATTTGCATATCCATTGTCACACAGGTAATAACAacctaaaaatattaaatttgttATTATGTTAGTATCATTATGTAAGCAGTAAATTTATGAAGAAATAAATAACAATGTTTGCATCTTGAGTCACGAGTGAGTAAAATTATGTAAGCAATAAAACATAGACGTAACAGttagtaataaaaaaaaattagtaagaAAACCTCTTGGAATTTTCAATGTCTCGTCACGAGTCAATGCATATTTAAGAACTCGAGCATCTGCTGCAGAGCCCTCTCACCCCGTAAGTGCATATATAAACTTCATGTCCCGGTCGCAAACCAAGAACGTTGACTGCAATAGTGCATTTTCTTGCACAATTTGTATCGATTAAACAAATTGGTTCTATATCGGGCCTTCTCCAGTGTTGGTACACGTACACTTATGTAGGTTTCGTCCAAAGCACCAAGACATCCCTGTACAATTTAACAATAAAAGAGCAGCATCAATGTAACTAGCAAATTTTTCATACATGAGTAGTTCGTGTATGTTAATATTGTACAAGTATTTAACAATGGATTGAGCTTACCTTGAAACATTTCCAAGATTCGCTGCTGCAAGCGTCATCGACAGGGGACAGTTTCACCAGTAGTATAGGATATAACATTAGAATTGCTCGGAGCACTTGATAGAAATGAGTGCTTATTGTATGGCCACTCCGTACGTAGTCATGACCAACAACTCGAGTTTTCTTGTGGTGCGCTAATATAGACAGGAACATGGTGACCTTCTCTTCAATTCGCACATATGGAGACTCCACCAGACCTCCAACATTAGTTAGCAAGTAACACAATCGTGCAAATGCATTCCTATTCATTCGCAAGTTCACCACACATTGAACATCTCCCATTTCAATAATCCGGTGCAAATGGTTAATTTGCACATATAATCTTTCTGTCATGCTGTAGGAGGTTGTTGGTCTACGCGTCTTGCAAAGTCGTTTCGCACGTAACTTCAATCGATGACGTCTCAAAAGTAACATAATCAAGAAGGATCGAAACATGATTTGGTGAAGAATCACAAAAAGTAGAATGTGTCTACGCATAATGGTCATCTATAGAAaatacttcaaaaaaaaaatataatttaacatGTATTTAAAAATGCATTCACAAATACCCCGTACAATTTCATACATTGTCAAAAAACACAGTAGGGTGAACACCAGATTTTTAATTTTCAAGGGCTTATTACAAAACACATCACATCATAAAATGAACATATATTTGAAGTCCGGAGTAAGCGCAGTATTTATTATTACTATTAACCAAACCATGAGTATTTCAAAATTGATTTCTTGAAGCACATCTAGCATAGAGTCTGAAGTAAGAAATGGACAGTTGGTTACTCAGAGTTCGTGTTCGcttgaaatgaaatgaaattgATGACATCTAAACAAAAGCTCGGCACAGGAAAAATATCAGAAACGAAAGATTCAATTAAATAGCAGTAAGAAATGGGCAGGTACTTtacaaaaattcatttttacaaAAGCTTCTGCAAATTCAAGTAAATATCCAAGAATTTAAACATTGTTTACCTGATTTAGGAAGATTTGGCCGAAGACAGCGCAGACCTAAGCGACTCCCCTTTCTTCCGTTGTACGCTCTTGTTTTGTTAGAGGAAGGGTCTTTTGTGGGCCTTCTTTTGATAGAAAAGGGTATAATAGGAAAACAGACGTTGGATAGATAGAAGGACTAATAATTCTGGGCCATGCGATGAGTTTAAATTAACCAGCCTAATACAACATAGTCCACTGAACACTAGATTAGATGGGTTTAATTACAAACGTACCAAACGTCGGATTAGCTAGGGAAAAAACCCAAACCTATTTTATCCACCCAACCAAGCAAggcctaagagtattattttttattgtgaatatcggtaggattgacccgtctcacagataaatattcgtgagaccgtctcacaagatacctactctAATTTCAAAGGGGTTcgaatgaatttaaaaatatggaATTCAATTACATTTAAATTGTGTGGATTCATTTCAGAGGAGGAGTTTCATCCTAGTTCCGCCTCTTCTCCTTGTCTCATGACTCGGTGTTAACTTATGAGTATTTCTCTCCGTGTTCCATTATCATTATATTTTATGAATCTCAATGTTGATGATCCAATGACTAACATTAGACTAAGAAGagaaatatcataaaataatccCATGACTCGTCTCATATCACATGTACATCTCTAGTTGAATGACTTGCATTTAATGAAGTGATTTGTTGAATCTCATCTGATTCAGGATAATTGATATATGtattaaaatcaataaaaacaaaaaaatggtCTCAAAAATTGCAAAGAATGAAATTGAATTCCATACAAGTCAGAACTTCAATAAAACGACAATTAATTTGATTTacatattcaatttattttttatttaaatatctttTATCCAAATACTTTTGGGTTTGAAAAGATCGAGTTTGGACTAGAAGTCCAAGTTAGTCATGTTATTTGAGAATCATAGGATTACGTTAAATTATGAAACAGTAGGTTCCATCGTCGGCATTCGATTTAAATTTGCGTTGGAGTATTATTATTCGAAAGATTGACCCAATGCTTGTCGATGGAAAATATTGGTCCACTCAAAAATACGATCCGATAATAAATGATTAAAAAATGTACAAAAAATTAAACCACGATTAATCGGTTTtaagttaaaattttatttctatTCTCTATGTTTATTTCCCAGTTTAACcaattcaaatattaaaaaaaatgttaaaagTATTATAATATTCGTCTCACCGAACGGCCTAAAATCGTGTTTAAAATAGGCAGCCCGATAAAGTTCTCGAACACCAGGGGCCAACATAAAGCATAAATTCTTTAAATCctctcaaaaccactcaaaGCATCATAGACATTAAAATCTTAAAAGTAACTTAAATCattagcataaatcataaacataaattCGGATAacaagcgctggtcctcgggttatatGCACTTTCAGTCCAaaaagatcaaccatcaagacttcCCTCTACATTAATATCATGCTCACTGCATATGTcacacttagtgagtctaatgactcggcaaaccataatcttgatagcaagtaatacatatacaatcacatacaacaatgaatttttttttacttaaaataacatttcatgaacatgaataaacttaaacatttttcttttcatcataaacataacatatcatattttttcctttcatcatacaCATACACATACACGTTTAtctttttgttgaattcagattttCAATTGTGACTTTTGTATTAGCGATAGGTCGATTAATCCATCTACGTGTAtctacagtactgggcggcggggacatcagcaacactctcactcatcaactgagcattggccaatcatatcatgtcaatagAAATacaatcgtcgggctccctctaaGCCTTTTCCTGTAAACGGGCTCTCTttgggccttttccctcacgatatctccaatcatatcaccGTATCAtcttattagtcacaatcaattcacctccttcaatttttcatatttccatcacttataaaaactCATGCATATAtacatcatttttcttttaaaccaatcgtgcaacatatcttttagcattaatgtttcatcataaaattccataaacatttgaaataaacgtattaacatattttacagcattcaggacactgccaggacgtctaacattatacaggtgtaaaatgatcgttttacccctagaagcATAACTTTTCGTATTTATCCTTAGACCTCGAAATGACGtcccaaatcattccaaacttaacatataACCTTATAAGACTTCCATAAATATTCCTTGGACGTAAACTTATGCCCCTCGACTAGTTTCCCAAATCGTTTTTAAAGCTTACACGTACATCCTGATTTTGACTTGTATTGACTCGAAActttaccaaacttgaaccaaagcttAATAACACCTAACTAAACCATATTCAAGCCAATTAAGAACCTCGATCAAGTCTATGACTCCTACTGAATTCAGCCCTTATTTTCGAAAACCATATGCTTCTTTCCTTGGCACCTTCGGCCCTAACCCCTCTTCTCCATGACCAGACCCTAGACCACCCTCCTATGACTCTACTGGACCCAAATAGACCCTACTGGACCGAGCCTAACCAACCCTAACATGACCAGCCCTTCGCCTACAACAAGAAAGCCAAGCATGACCTCTTTTTTGCGATACTTCCCTAGGCTTCGCACCAGCCTCCCCTTGAGCCGTCTAGGACCATGACTCAACCCCTATGGACTCTGCTGGACCCTCCTAGACCGAGCCTAGAAGCCCTAGAAGCCCAGCCCCTCAACTCGTCTACTAACATGCTCACGGCTCCCTCACATCATGCGATCCCCCTTGCCCTTCGAGCCAACTCTCGTGCAGCCATCTTAGGACCCTCAAGCAGCCCTCTTAGGTCTCCTAGTCATGCTCTAACAGTAGCTAGAAACCGTAAACAACAAGGACTCCTAGCCAAAGACTCCTTAgccctaggactattatttgtGTTCATAATGGCACCCCTACTGTCCAGCCCCTTTAACATGCATCTATGGACCCTTAaacatctggaaaaacatccctTCAAGTTCCTCTACCATGACAGCCCCTTGATGCATCATTAGGAAGAGTTTTAAAAGATGAGAACACTAGTTTTGTGCATGTatagccataaaaacgaaaatatatggtgtaaaagaTGAGAAAAAAGAGATTAAGACATGTCTTTGCATACATTACGCACGAAAACGTTTTGGTGATTCGAGGGACGTCGACAGAGAGAACCTTGCTGAATTTTTCCTCAAGCTTTTCATGGCTTTCCTTTCAAAATCcgtgtggtgtgtgtgtgtgtgtgttttgctaggaagagtcctagtttgTTTTGGGGGCGAGGGGACGTGAGTTGTGCCGTAGTTGGGGAGGGTCATTAGCTTTTTATTCCTAGTTAAAACTCATGGTATAAACTTGAGTCCATTAGTCAAGTATAATAGGCCTATTAAACCTAGtagttattatttaaaatattttgtttaggaaatTTTGTGAAATTATTATCCGATTTCTCAAAAAGTTTCTATTTTCGTTGAAAATATAATACCGTTAAAAATTACAACTGatcgtataaaatcacctcaaaattctTTATTCTTAAAAACATCATAAAACaaaccttattttaaattattaagaacaattatttaataaaaatatttttcttttttcaacACTCATTTCgaataacttttaaaatacGATTTTATACATCCTtgtaaaaaaatacattttaaatatgtaaacatgcacatcatatttaattcatgcaattaaaatcatttaattaaaatatataaaaataataataacttcCGTACATATGTTTCACGTTAACTGTCAAAATTTTGAAACGTTACACCAATATTAATAAATACTCATTTGCCCCCTTACCCAAGGTTGTCAGAAAGTAAGACCGCgactttataaaaaaaatgtgatCTTCAAAAAGACACTCGACAGCTGCCCGTTGATAAATGCATATCACGAGAGCAACACACAATGGAAAAGTGACAATGACATAAAACTTGATGCACTGCAGCATCCGTCCAAACTAATACAGCGATATTATCGTCACCCTTTCGGACCATAAAGGGTCACAGAATCTCACTACGCACAAAGTGGAGAACAATTTTATATCATAGAAGAAGCACGTACAATGGAGGAGGAAAATACGAGTATTTTAACATTATTACACATCAGGACCAATCTATGATCACCACAAAATTCTTCAAAACATGAGAGGTAAAAACCAAGCAGGTGCACTAGTTGAGAATAACTGTTGCGAGCAGAGCTCATTTTATTAAAACTAGAATGACATGGTACCACCCCTAGCAAATGTGCCACCACGATGAGTACTCCAGAGAAATTGGAATTACTTAACAGACGCAATGTGCCTGATCAAATCGACCACCCGTGTGCTGCAGGAAAAGAGGAAACCAATCAGCCACGCAAAATTGGCAAAAGCTACTCAGAGATTGTTTGAATACATAGATTCCCTATGTGAACCACTGCAAAAGGGTGAATTAGAGTTACCTGTAACCCCATTCGTTGTCATACCAAGAGACGAGCTTGACAAAATTTTCGTTCAATGCAATCCCTGCTTGAGCATCAAAGATACTTGACCTGCAATTCAACAGTTGCCGATGTTATTAGATTCTAAAAGCAAATCCAGATATATTTAACTATTTGGTCACAGCAACAGCGAGTCCACAACATTCAAAATGGTAGATTGATAGTCCGCGTATGTGACTTCGAAGCCAACCTGCTGTCACCCACAAAGTCAGTCGATACAACATGCTCATCAGTGTAGCCCAAGATCCCTTTCAAATTCCCCTCGGACTCCTCCCTAACAAAGTCACAGGCACAATTATTAAAACAGGCCAATGGCAACACACTCAAGAAAAAATACAATATTATGAGCAGGAAAGCCTATAAATGCATACGCTTAATAAAGTTGATGTTCTTACTTAATAGCTGTCTTGATTTGCTCATATGTAGCCTTTTTCTCCAACCTCACGGTTAGATCAACCACAGAGACATCAACAGTTGGGACACGGAAAGACATACCAGTCAATTTCCCGTTGAGAGCAGGAAGAACTTTGCCGACAgccttataataattaaaaacaaaaaatagcaAAGGAGGTATTAATAGCTTTATGAGCGGAGAATAACCACTTTCTATTCATCCAAAGTAAGAACATAGCACAACTGCACAAGTATGGCCAAAGGCTATATACCTTTGCTGCTCCAGTGCTGCTGGGAATGATGTTGAAAGAAGCAGCTCTCCCACCCCTCCAGTCCTTTGCAGATGGTCCATCAACAGTCTTTTGAGTGGCTAAGTGAAAGTCAAAGCACCATCAGCAGCGAGAGACATAttgaaaattgaaagaaaaCAATTTATTAAACCAACCTGTAATTGCGTGGACGGTGGTCATAAGTCCTTCTACAATACCAAACCTATCATTGATAACCTGCAGGTTCATTTAGCACAAAATGTAAAACATGGTAGACATTTCAAAATAGAAACATGAAAACACGCCAAAAAACAGAGTCAACAAACCTTGGCCAAAGGAGCAAGACAGTTTGTGGTGCAGCTAGCATTGGAAACAATATTGAGATCCGGTGTGTATTCCTTCTCATTGACACCAACAACAAACATGGGTGCATCTTTGCTTGGAGCGGAAATAACAACTTTCTTTGCACCCCCCTGGTGAAACACAAAATTACAGGAGACATCACTAGCAGGGTACAACAAGTTAAGGCATTTACACTGAAGTTGCCGGGAAAAATGTTCTGCCAATAAACTCTCAAAAAGATTCATCACGCATGCTCAGATTTTGGAAGTACGTGAATATTGATTAAAACATAGAAGGCAATTTCTCGGATACATGTTTTTACATCTTCTACCAATTTGCAAGGGACGGTCACATCCTTATCCTTTACACCATCATATCCATATACATCAACCCGAACGAACGAAAAAAATTGGAGGAGGATAATATAAGGAACCAACATACAACACAGTGGCTTCAAGAATGGCAAACACAAAAACTAATGGAGACGGCGGTGATGTCTATCAAAGAATCCCATACCTTTAAATGGGCCGCAGCCTTGTCCTTGTCGGTGAATACTCCAGTTGACTCCACAACATACTCCGCACCACTGTCAGCCCAAGGAATCTCCTCAGGGTTCCTTCAAAATCACcaaattaaaatttcaattaCCAGTCTatacaaaacataaataatcatcAACCAAATATACACAAAAACGAATGAGCGTACTTAATGCCATATACTGCAACAGGCTTCCCCCCAAAGAGAAGGGTTTTCTCATCCTTAACAGTGATCTCGTTGTGCTTCCATTGTCCATGAACACTATCATACTTGAACATATAGGTCTGCAGTAACACAAAGATTTCACATGTAACAAAGTTCAAACAAGCCCCACATCCAGAAAGCCCACGTTTGAGAATATCAACTCAGAAACAACGCAAAAAGAACACAACTCCTTTCCTAACGAACTCTTCCAACCACCCCATTTTCACAACTCTACACACAGCCTTGAGCCTCAACACAAATGACATAACAAGAAGCATCAACGGTTCTAACATTTCTAACATCAAAGTAAAAGTTTCCAGCTACTCCAAGCATAGAGGCACGCAAATACTGTCACATACTAATTATCAAACAAAAATAATCCCTCCTCCACTGTCGAATCAGATCCagcgaaagaaaaaaaaaatgataagaaaattcaaataaaaatacCATGTAGTCAATGGTAATAAAGGGATCGTTGACAGCAACAAGCTCAACATCGTCTCTCTGAAGAGCCACTCTGGCCACCAACCGGCCGATTCTTCCAAACCCTAAAACAGCAACAATACTCTTCCATCAATAACCAGAGAAAAAATCACTTTAATGAAAAACACAAAATCAAAAATCAGATCCAGTACCATTGATTCCAATCTTAATCTTGGCTgcacatgaaaaaaaaaacagaaaagtaaaaattaaactGCAGATCCATCATATTGAAGCAAAAAAACGAAGAAATAACTACGATAAAATCATTGAAAGTGAAATCGATACCCATCTTCTAGAGAGAGAATCGGAAATGCAGGAAAATAGGGTTTCGTGTCTGAAAAGGAGTGCGTATTGAGTGCCACGAAGGTGTGTCATTTGGGGggtttatatataaaaatggaTTGAATTGGGAGCGTTGGATTGAATAACTAATGTGTTTATTGGCTGTACGATTGTACGGTGGGGATGATTTGGTTTGTGGAAGGTGTGTGTAAAATCTGAATCCCATGTGTATATTTTTTAATCCACACAagcatttcaaatattttttaatttatttatt
This is a stretch of genomic DNA from Primulina eburnea isolate SZY01 chromosome 11, ASM2296580v1, whole genome shotgun sequence. It encodes these proteins:
- the LOC140805776 gene encoding glyceraldehyde-3-phosphate dehydrogenase, cytosolic-like, which produces MAKIKIGINGFGRIGRLVARVALQRDDVELVAVNDPFITIDYMTYMFKYDSVHGQWKHNEITVKDEKTLLFGGKPVAVYGIKNPEEIPWADSGAEYVVESTGVFTDKDKAAAHLKGGAKKVVISAPSKDAPMFVVGVNEKEYTPDLNIVSNASCTTNCLAPLAKVINDRFGIVEGLMTTVHAITATQKTVDGPSAKDWRGGRAASFNIIPSSTGAAKAVGKVLPALNGKLTGMSFRVPTVDVSVVDLTVRLEKKATYEQIKTAIKEESEGNLKGILGYTDEHVVSTDFVGDSRSSIFDAQAGIALNENFVKLVSWYDNEWGYSTRVVDLIRHIASVK